DNA sequence from the Deltaproteobacteria bacterium genome:
CAAACTGCTCCGCCGGGCAGTTCGAGTAGGTTCTCTAAAAACAAAAAAAGAGGCAGTGACGATCGCGCTCAAGGAATTTGTGGAACGCCGCGAGCAGAAGAAGATCCTCGGCTCCTTGGGCACCATCCAATTCCGAAAGAATTGGAATTACAAAAAAGACCGGAGATTGAATGAACATCATCGTTGATACTTCGGTCTGGTCACTTGTCCTCCGGCGCCGACAGGTCAATGAAAAGGATCCTTATGTCGTGGCCTTCCGAAGTCATATCGACCGTTCTGACGGTATTCACCTGACAGGAAACATCCTTCAGGAATTGCTGGATGGTGTGGCTACCGATGTCGATTTTGAGAAACTGGTGAGGCTTCTGGATCCATTTCCCCTTGTTCCTCTAAAAAGAGATTCTTTCATCCAGGCTTCAAAGTTAAGAAGCCATTGCCGGCGCAAGGGAATTCAGGCGAGCCCTACCGATTTTCTGATTGCAGCTTGCTGCATCGAAAATGGTTATCCCCTGCTGACCTCAGACCATGACTTTTTGAGAATTGCAAAACACTCCGATCTAACTCTCCTACCCATCCAACCTTAAAAAAGTACCCCGCCTTCGAAATCGAAGATGGGGTTCAAATTTTTCTTGCCATTTCAGGGGGGGGGGGGGGGGGGCAACTTCATTCAACAAAGAGGAGTCCTTATGAAGAAAACAGTCATCTGCATGGCGGTCTTATTAGTGGCCACCCTTTCGGCCTCTTCATTTGCCAAATCGGCAAGGAGGGGAAGTGAATGCCCTGTCTCCTGTCCGCGAGGACCGGCCGGGCCTGCAGGACCAGTAGGGCCAGCGGGACCATCATCGGATCTTATTTATATCCGCGTGTCGCCAAGTGGGGAGGTGCCGTGTATCGACACCACTGGTCTTGATGTCCTAAACTGCGACTTGTCGGTTTCTACTGTCACGTTCAGTGCATTTTGTGAACCAGGTGATGTGGGACTAACAATTCCAGGTAGCTATCTCTACACAGGAGGAGATTATGGAGCTACTGTAGAAAGAGGAAGCGAGTACGGGGTCGGTTACTACACAAGAAGTGGCTCAGCATTTTTGCGCGTCATCTCAAACCCATCTGCCTACTCGACAGCTGTGGCCTCGGGGGCCAGAGTGACTACGCGCTCGGTCCGCGCTTTTAAGGTCTGCATAGACACGGGTGCCTCACTGATCCCTTGATCAGATGATGGATTTCAAAAAAACCCCGACCTTCGAAAGAAGATCGGGGCTCAAATTAATTCCTGCAACATCCTACTCTCCCAACGCATCGAGGCGCTAGTACCATCGGCCCTGAGGGGCTTAACTTCCGAGTTCGGAATGGGATCGGGTGGAACCCCCTCGGCATGGTCACAGGAAACTTTTTAGCACAAAGAACAGTTGAGCGCTCAAGAGGCTGTTCACACCGGCCCACCTTGGGTGGGCCGGTGCAACAGAAAAACATTGGTCAAGCCGATCGACCAATTAGTACGGCTTGGCTGAACGTATTGCTACGCTTACACCTGCCGCCTATCAACCTCGTAGTCTACAAGGGGTCTTATCCACCTTGCGGTGGAGGGAAATCCAATCTTGAGGCGAGTTTCCCGCTTAGATGCTTTCAGCGGTTATCTCATCCGGACATAGCTACCCAGCTTGTGCCACTGGCGTGACAACTGGTACACCAGAGGTCCGTCCATC
Encoded proteins:
- a CDS encoding PIN domain-containing protein, with amino-acid sequence MNIIVDTSVWSLVLRRRQVNEKDPYVVAFRSHIDRSDGIHLTGNILQELLDGVATDVDFEKLVRLLDPFPLVPLKRDSFIQASKLRSHCRRKGIQASPTDFLIAACCIENGYPLLTSDHDFLRIAKHSDLTLLPIQP
- a CDS encoding type II toxin-antitoxin system VapB family antitoxin, yielding MPTNLAIDDKLLRRAVRVGSLKTKKEAVTIALKEFVERREQKKILGSLGTIQFRKNWNYKKDRRLNEHHR